From Daucus carota subsp. sativus chromosome 6, DH1 v3.0, whole genome shotgun sequence, the proteins below share one genomic window:
- the LOC108225414 gene encoding uncharacterized protein LOC108225414 isoform X2, with the protein MYNPNSENQAKQFEAMENPQNQSNEWEVMAKAWLSTLPEDKTISPDEIQAWLQSNQAHLPDHIKSMAPPQLHQRLASIHSAILQPRQENDVNYDHRFQRTDQWLPVYTWLESIKDTEEVVTSKDVLDWLSANPAVRDDLQSKHSRGHLMHYIKQCHLKILKRRKGLPITSKAKTDIFSKGNMMNKLPTDSDLYIAKRSEALHKYEILVDLEKQLSTLFPKPQLLNK; encoded by the exons ATGTATAACCCTAATTCTGAGAATCAAGCTAAGCAGTTTGAAGCAATGGAAAATCCCCAGAATCAAAGTAACGAGTGGGAAGTGATGGCTAAAGCATGGCTCTCCACGCTTCCTGAGGACAAAACAATAAGCCCAGATGAAATCCAGGCTTGGCTCCAATCAAACCAAGCCCATCTACCTGATCACATCAAGTCCATGGCCCCACCTCAGCTGCACCAACGTCTTGCTTCCATTCACTCTGCTATATTGCAACCCCGTCAG GAAAATGATGTAAACTATGACCATCGATTTCAGCGCACTGATCAATGGTTACCAGTTTATACTTGGTTAGAGTCTATAAAAGATACAGAAGAAGTAGTAACGTCGAAAGATGTATTGGACTGGCTATCTGCAAACCCAGCTGTCAGAGATGATTTACAATCAAAACACTCCCGTGGTCACTTGATGCACTACATTAAACAGTGTCATCTCAAAATTTTGAAGAGGAGGAAG GGATTGCCTATAACCAGTAAAGCAAAAACAGACATCTTTTCAAAAG GCAACATGATGAATAAATTACCTACTGACAGTGACTTGTACATCGCAAAACGCAGTGAAGCTTTGCACAAATACGAGAT TTTGGTTGATTTGGAGAAACAGCTTTCTACCCTTTTCCCTAAGCCACAGCTTTTAAACAAGTGA
- the LOC108225414 gene encoding uncharacterized protein LOC108225414 isoform X1 → MYNPNSENQAKQFEAMENPQNQSNEWEVMAKAWLSTLPEDKTISPDEIQAWLQSNQAHLPDHIKSMAPPQLHQRLASIHSAILQPRQENDVNYDHRFQRTDQWLPVYTWLESIKDTEEVVTSKDVLDWLSANPAVRDDLQSKHSRGHLMHYIKQCHLKILKRRKGLPITSKAKTDIFSKGEGRKLAVPLPCNMMNKLPTDSDLYIAKRSEALHKYEILVDLEKQLSTLFPKPQLLNK, encoded by the exons ATGTATAACCCTAATTCTGAGAATCAAGCTAAGCAGTTTGAAGCAATGGAAAATCCCCAGAATCAAAGTAACGAGTGGGAAGTGATGGCTAAAGCATGGCTCTCCACGCTTCCTGAGGACAAAACAATAAGCCCAGATGAAATCCAGGCTTGGCTCCAATCAAACCAAGCCCATCTACCTGATCACATCAAGTCCATGGCCCCACCTCAGCTGCACCAACGTCTTGCTTCCATTCACTCTGCTATATTGCAACCCCGTCAG GAAAATGATGTAAACTATGACCATCGATTTCAGCGCACTGATCAATGGTTACCAGTTTATACTTGGTTAGAGTCTATAAAAGATACAGAAGAAGTAGTAACGTCGAAAGATGTATTGGACTGGCTATCTGCAAACCCAGCTGTCAGAGATGATTTACAATCAAAACACTCCCGTGGTCACTTGATGCACTACATTAAACAGTGTCATCTCAAAATTTTGAAGAGGAGGAAG GGATTGCCTATAACCAGTAAAGCAAAAACAGACATCTTTTCAAAAGGTGAAGGAAGAAAACTGGCAGTTCCCCTTCCAT GCAACATGATGAATAAATTACCTACTGACAGTGACTTGTACATCGCAAAACGCAGTGAAGCTTTGCACAAATACGAGAT TTTGGTTGATTTGGAGAAACAGCTTTCTACCCTTTTCCCTAAGCCACAGCTTTTAAACAAGTGA